Proteins encoded together in one Leptolyngbyaceae cyanobacterium window:
- the panD gene encoding aspartate 1-decarboxylase — protein sequence MQRSLLLAKIHNCTITDSNLNYMGSISIDRTLLDAAGILPYEQVQVVNTANGERFITYAIAAPANSGAIELNGAAARLGMKGDRIIIMTYAQFSPEEIKHHSPSVVMVDKENHLLEVLRYHDIPSRFDTPSPEVLEMFASPH from the coding sequence ATGCAGCGATCGCTTCTTTTAGCCAAAATTCACAACTGCACCATCACCGATTCCAATCTCAATTATATGGGTAGCATCAGTATCGATCGCACCTTGTTAGATGCTGCGGGAATCTTGCCATACGAACAGGTGCAAGTTGTCAATACTGCCAATGGAGAAAGGTTTATTACTTACGCGATCGCAGCACCAGCCAATTCAGGTGCGATAGAATTAAATGGGGCAGCGGCGCGACTGGGAATGAAAGGCGATCGCATCATTATCATGACTTACGCACAATTCAGTCCAGAAGAAATCAAACACCATTCCCCTTCAGTAGTAATGGTAGACAAAGAAAATCATCTTTTAGAAGTGCTGCGTTATCATGATATCCCTAGCAGATTCGATACTCCATCACCAGAAGTATTAGAAATGTTTGCTTCTCCTCATTAG
- a CDS encoding inorganic diphosphatase: MDLNRIPPQPKPGLINVLIEIPAGSKNKYEFDKDLQAFALDRVLYSSVQYPYDYGFVPNTLADDGDPLDGMVIMDQPTFPGCVIAARPIGMLEMIDGGDRDEKILCVPDKDPRYAKVKSLQDIQSHRLDEIAEFFQTYKNLEKKKVEILGWQDVDKVMPLVEKFIKAGSQKG, from the coding sequence GTGGACTTAAACCGCATTCCCCCGCAACCAAAGCCTGGTTTGATTAACGTTTTGATTGAAATTCCGGCTGGTAGCAAAAATAAATACGAGTTCGACAAGGATTTACAAGCGTTTGCTTTAGATCGGGTGCTGTATTCTTCCGTGCAGTATCCTTATGACTATGGTTTTGTACCCAACACCCTCGCTGATGACGGTGACCCGCTAGATGGTATGGTAATCATGGATCAACCGACTTTTCCAGGTTGCGTGATTGCGGCGCGTCCCATTGGGATGCTGGAGATGATCGACGGTGGCGATCGCGATGAGAAAATTCTCTGCGTGCCGGATAAAGACCCGCGCTATGCTAAGGTAAAATCCCTGCAAGATATTCAATCCCATCGCTTGGACGAAATTGCCGAATTCTTCCAAACTTACAAAAATCTGGAAAAGAAAAAAGTGGAAATCTTGGGTTGGCAGGATGTTGATAAAGTAATGCCTTTGGTGGAAAAGTTCATTAAAGCTGGTAGCCAAAAAGGTTGA
- a CDS encoding DUF362 domain-containing protein, translating to MPPAVSLIQANSYDLTYLRESVETLLAPLGGMASFVKPGARVLLKPNLLTGARPQNECVTRPELVYCVAQMVQQAGGKPFLGDGPAFGSALGVAKANGYLPLVEELKIPIVEFHGNRYQTISEKFNHLLLSKEAMDADVVINLPKVKSHVQLTMTMGVKNLFGCVPGKMKAWWHMEAGKDANRFGEMLVETARAIDPDLTILDGIIGHEGNGPSNGDPRQLGILAASRDVFALDRAILEILNVDPSLVPTVVASQLLGLCPELEAIDFPQLRPAELQVLDWKLPEALMPIDFGLPRVLQSTFKHLYIRFIKEPMIGARG from the coding sequence ATGCCACCTGCTGTTAGTTTAATTCAGGCCAACTCCTACGACCTAACTTATCTGCGGGAATCTGTGGAAACTTTACTCGCACCGTTGGGAGGAATGGCATCTTTTGTGAAACCTGGGGCGCGTGTCCTGCTCAAACCTAACTTACTCACTGGGGCTCGTCCTCAAAACGAATGCGTCACCCGCCCCGAACTGGTATATTGCGTGGCCCAGATGGTACAACAAGCCGGTGGTAAGCCTTTTTTAGGTGATGGCCCTGCTTTTGGTAGTGCGCTGGGAGTGGCTAAAGCGAATGGTTATTTGCCTTTAGTCGAGGAACTGAAAATCCCGATCGTAGAGTTTCACGGTAACAGATACCAAACCATTAGCGAAAAATTCAATCACTTGCTGCTATCTAAAGAGGCGATGGATGCTGATGTAGTGATTAATTTGCCAAAAGTGAAATCCCACGTTCAATTAACCATGACGATGGGGGTAAAAAATCTGTTTGGCTGCGTCCCTGGCAAAATGAAGGCTTGGTGGCATATGGAAGCGGGAAAAGATGCTAACCGCTTTGGGGAAATGTTGGTGGAAACGGCACGGGCGATCGATCCCGATTTGACGATCCTCGATGGTATTATCGGTCATGAAGGAAATGGCCCCAGCAACGGTGACCCTCGCCAGTTGGGAATTCTGGCGGCGTCGCGGGATGTGTTCGCCCTCGATCGCGCTATATTGGAAATCCTCAACGTCGATCCCAGCTTAGTACCGACTGTGGTGGCTTCCCAACTATTGGGCCTTTGTCCCGAACTTGAGGCGATCGACTTTCCCCAATTACGACCGGCAGAGTTGCAAGTTTTGGATTGGAAACTACCAGAAGCCTTGATGCCCATAGATTTCGGTCTGCCAAGGGTTCTCCAATCTACCTTTAAGCACCTATATATCCGTTTCATCAAAGAACCCATGATAGGCGCTAGAGGCTAG
- a CDS encoding molybdenum cofactor guanylyltransferase, which translates to MKKNFLASALILVGGKSSRMGQDKALIPWQGIPMLTRVCQVASECCQQVYVLTPWQERYQDIITENCQFILETNPGQGPLVGLAEGMSQINTNWVLLLACDLPILEKNIIQTWINQLTDLPSNVLAFVPRQDELWQPMCGFYRRESLPELQKFIQQGGRSFQTWLSQVPVQAIPVSEQWKDMLFNCNTLTDLRERMKSEG; encoded by the coding sequence ATGAAGAAAAATTTCCTTGCATCAGCCTTAATCCTCGTTGGCGGTAAAAGTTCGCGTATGGGACAAGACAAAGCCCTGATTCCTTGGCAGGGCATACCTATGTTAACCAGAGTATGCCAAGTAGCATCGGAATGTTGCCAACAAGTTTACGTGCTAACTCCTTGGCAAGAACGCTATCAAGATATAATTACAGAAAATTGTCAATTTATATTAGAAACTAACCCCGGTCAAGGGCCATTAGTTGGTTTAGCAGAAGGAATGTCACAAATTAATACTAATTGGGTATTACTGTTAGCTTGTGACTTACCGATATTGGAAAAAAATATTATTCAAACTTGGATAAATCAATTAACTGATTTACCGTCTAATGTATTAGCTTTTGTTCCGCGTCAGGATGAACTGTGGCAACCTATGTGCGGTTTTTATCGACGAGAAAGTTTACCTGAATTGCAAAAATTTATTCAACAAGGCGGACGTTCTTTTCAAACTTGGTTATCACAAGTTCCCGTACAAGCTATTCCTGTTAGCGAACAGTGGAAAGATATGCTTTTTAATTGCAATACCCTAACCGATTTACGAGAAAGGATGAAGTCTGAAGGCTAA
- a CDS encoding Npun_R2479 family HD domain-containing metalloprotein, translating into MFSLTDVIINTCIERLEAGYRNTYGNIQPDYTDLIRSIAYMVLDNIATSNALYHDVEHTVLVTLVGQEILRGKQVRYGNVSPEDWLHVIIALLCHDIGYVKGTCDRDNISGKIYDKGIDGEIISLPEGSTDASFTPYHVDRGKQFIEEKFSGHQLINVESIKHYIELTRFPVPKDDAHQDTANYPGLVRAADLIGQLSDPHYLEKLPALFYEFEETGMNKILGNHHPQDLRASYPNFFWNVVYPYIQEGLQYLQMTKEGKQIITYLYHNVLVVELENFDNQSKEVIPDEIAFPSFRGMIGKHAKPNIYEKPKVVSQKIKSIPILFFPQKIRRNRKIKTKLCSFE; encoded by the coding sequence ATGTTTAGTCTCACAGATGTCATAATTAATACCTGCATCGAACGCCTAGAAGCAGGTTACCGCAATACTTACGGCAACATTCAACCAGACTATACCGATCTTATCCGCTCGATCGCCTACATGGTATTGGACAATATAGCCACTAGCAACGCCCTTTATCACGATGTCGAACATACCGTCTTAGTAACCTTAGTGGGACAAGAAATACTGCGGGGTAAGCAAGTTCGCTACGGTAACGTTTCGCCTGAAGATTGGTTGCACGTCATCATTGCTTTGTTGTGTCATGATATCGGTTACGTTAAAGGAACTTGCGATCGAGACAACATTAGTGGAAAAATCTATGACAAGGGAATCGACGGCGAGATAATTTCTCTGCCAGAAGGTTCCACCGATGCTAGTTTTACTCCTTACCACGTAGACCGAGGAAAACAATTTATTGAAGAAAAGTTTTCCGGTCATCAATTGATTAATGTGGAGTCGATCAAACACTACATTGAATTAACCCGTTTTCCCGTACCCAAAGATGACGCCCATCAAGATACTGCTAACTATCCCGGTTTAGTTCGGGCAGCTGATTTAATCGGTCAATTAAGCGACCCTCACTATTTAGAAAAATTACCTGCTCTATTTTATGAATTTGAAGAAACGGGAATGAATAAAATTTTGGGGAATCATCACCCCCAAGATTTACGAGCTAGCTATCCTAACTTTTTCTGGAATGTGGTTTATCCTTATATTCAAGAGGGATTGCAATACTTGCAAATGACGAAAGAAGGGAAACAAATCATTACTTATTTGTATCATAATGTATTGGTAGTAGAATTGGAAAATTTCGATAATCAGAGTAAAGAGGTAATTCCCGATGAGATAGCATTTCCCTCCTTTCGGGGAATGATTGGTAAGCACGCAAAACCGAATATTTATGAAAAACCTAAGGTGGTCAGCCAGAAAATTAAGAGTATACCAATCTTATTTTTTCCGCAAAAAATCCGGAGAAATCGCAAAATAAAGACAAAATTATGTTCGTTTGAATGA